CCCAAGGACGACAAGTCGCGCGAGCTGCGCCACAAGATCGAGGGCATCCTGGGCAGCAGCCTGGGATCGGACCGGGCCACGCAGACCATTTGATCGCCCGCCCCGCACCGCAGGCCGACCGCGCGCCGGTCGGCTTTTTCTTTTCCACGCCGCCACAGCCATGTTCGTCGATTCGCACTGCCACCTGAACTTTCCCGAGCTGCGGGGCGACCTGCCGCGCATCCGCCAGGCCATGGCCGACGCGCAGGTGGACCGCGCTCTGTGCATCTGCACCACGATGGAAGAGTTTGCCGAAGTGCACGCCCTGGCCACCGGGCATGACAACTTCTGGGCCACCGTGGGCGTACACCCCGACACCGAGGACATGACCGAGCCCACCGTGCAGGATCTCGTGCAGCGCGCCCGCCTGCCGCGCGTGGTGGCCATCGGCGAGACCGGGCTGGACTACTACGGCATGCAAGACCGCAAGGGTGGGCGCAGCATCGCTGACCTGGAATGGCAGCGCGAGCGCTTTCGCACCCACATCCGCGCCGCGCGCGAGGCGGGCCTGCCGCTGGTCATCCACACCCGCAGCGCGTCCCAAGATACCCTGGCCATCCTGCGCGAGGAGGGCGAGGACGGGGCGGGCAACCGCGCTGGCGGCGTGTTCCACTGCTTCACCGAGACCGCCCAGGTGGCCCGCGCGGCGCTGGAGCTGGGCTACTACATCTCGTTTTCCGGCATCCTGACCTTCAAGAACGCGCAGGACCTGCGCGACGTGGCCGCCTTCGTGCCCATGGACCGGCTGATGATCGAGACCGACAGCCCCTACCTGGCGCCCGTGCCCTACCGCGGCAAGACCAACAGCCCGGCCTACGTGCCCTACGTGGCGCAGCAGCTGGCGCAGGTCAAGGGGCTGACCGTGGAGGCGGTGGCAGATGCAACCAGCCGCAACTTCGAGCAACTCTTTTTATCGCGCGCGGCGCAGGAGCACGCATGAACACGGCGCGCCGCACCCTGCTGGCCGCGGCCCTGGCGCTGGGGGCTCTGGGCAGCGCCCAGGCAGGCGCCTACGAGGACTTCTTTCGCGCCATCGAGCTGGACAACGGCGAGCAGGTGGCCTCGCTGCTGCGCCGCGGCTTCGATCCCAACGCCCGCAGCGCCAAGCGCGTGCCGGCGCTGGTCGAGGCACTGCACAAGGACTCGGTGCAGGCGGCGGCCGTGCTGCTGCAATCGCGCGGGCTGGACGTGAACGCGCGCAACGCCAAGGGCGAGACGGCGCTGATGATGGCCGCCATCCGCGGCAACCTTCCGGCCGCGCGCGCCCTGATCTCCCGCAATGCCGACGTGAACCAGCAGGGCTGGACGCCGCTGCACTACGCCGCCAGCGGCACCACGGACCATGCGCCCGCCATGGTCACGCTGCTGCTGGAGCACTACGCCTACATCGATGCCGCGTCGCCCAACGGCACCACGCCGCTGATGATGGCCGTGCGCAACGGCCTGGCCGACACGGCGCGGCTGCTGGTGCTGGAGGGCGCCGACCCGACGCTGAAGAACGAACGCGGCCTGACGGCCGTGGATTTCGCCCGCCAGGCCGACCGCGATGACATGGTGGAGCTGGTGACGGGGGCCGTCCGGCGGCGCCAGCCGAACCGGGGCCAGTGGTAGGCTTGCTGACCGAAAAAATATCAGTCAAATAGGCCTCTAGCGCTCGCTGGGCAAGCGCTAGAGGCTATACTTTTTATAGCAACCCGCCGGCCGGCCGCGCCTGCAGGCGGGCGTACAGGCCGCCCAGCGCCAGCAGCTCGGCATGCGTGCCCTGCTCGGCGATGCGCCCGCGCTCCATGACGACCACGCGGTCGGCGTGCTCGATGGTGGACAGGCGGTGCGCGATCACCAGCGTGGTGCGCCCGCGCATGAGCTGCTGCAGGGCGTCTTGCACCAGGCGCTCTGACTCGGTGTCCAGCGCCGAGGTGGCCTCGTCCAGGATGAGGATGGGCGCGTCCTTGTACAGCGCCCGGGCGATCGCCAGGCGCTGGCGCTGGCCGCCCGACAGCTGGGTGGCGTTGTGTCCGACCACGGTGTGCATGCCCTGCGCCAGCGTGGCCACGTGCTGCGCCAGGTTCGCCGCGGCCAGGCAGTCCTGCACACGCTGCTCGTCCACCGGCAGGCCCAGGGCCACGTTGGCGGCAATGCTGTCGTTGAACATCACCACGTCCTGGCTGACCAGGGCGAACTGCGCGCGCAGCGAAGCCAGGTCCCAGTCGCGCACCGGCACGCCGTCCAGCAGCACGGCGCCGGCGGCCGGCTCCAGAAAGCGCGGCAGCAGGTTGACCAGCGTCGTCTTGCCCGCGCCCGACGGGCCCACCAGCGCCACCACCTCGCCGGGGCGGATGGCCAGGCTGACGCCGCCCAGGGCGGGCGCGTGCGTGTCGGTGAAGGACACGTGCACGTCCTGCAGCTCGATCGCTCCTTGCGCGCGCGCGGTGCTGTGGCTGCCGCTGCTTTCCGGCTCGGCCTGGCTCAGCAGCGCCAGGCCGCGCTCCAGCGCCGCCACGCCGCGGGTGATGGGGTTGGCCACGTCGGCCATGCGGCGAATGGGGGCGATCAGCATCAGCATGGCTGCGATGAAGGAGGCAAAGCCCCCCACGGTCACGTCGCCGGCGCCGCTGGCGCGGCTTTGCCACAGGGCGATCACGATGACCGCCGACAGCGCCACCGCGGCCAGCAGCTGGGTGGTGGGCGTCATGGCCGCCGAGGAAATGGTGGACTTGATGGCCAGCTTGCGCAGCTGCTGGCTGAGCACGCCGAAGCGCCCGGTCTGCTGCTGCTGTGCGCCGTGCAGGCGCACCATGCGGTGGGCCAGCACGTTCTCTTCCACCACATACGCCAGGTCGTCGGTGGCCTGCTGGCTGGTCTTGGTGATGCGGTACAGGCGGCGCGACAGGGTCTTCATGATCCAGGCCACGCCCGGCACCATGACGGCCACGATCAGCGTCAGCTGCCAGTTCAGGTAGATCAGGTAGCCCAGCAGCGCCACCAGCGTGAAGCCGTCGCGCGACACGCCCATGAGGGCCTGCACCAGCGCGGTGAAGCCGGCCTGCACCTCATACACCACGGTGTTGGACAGCGCGCTGGCCGACTGGCGGCCGAACAGCTCCATGCGCGCCACCATCAGCCGCTCGAACAGCGCCATGCGCAGGCGCAGCATGCCCTCGTTGGCGATGCGCGCCAGCGCGTACTGGCCGGTGAACTGCGCCACGCCACGCACCAGGAACACACCGATGATGGTCACCGGCACCGCCCACAGCGGCAGCGAGCGATCGGTGAAGCCCTGGTCCAGCAGGGGTTTGAGCAGGGCGGGGATGAGCGGCTCGGTGGCGGCGCCCACCAGCGTGGCCAGCCCGGCCAGACCCCAGGCCAGGCGTTGGTGGCCGAAATACACGTGCAGGCGCTTCAGACGCGCCAGCAGCGAAAGTGCCGGCGCCGGCACGGCAGCAGCCGGCGCGGCGCTTTGGTTCTTTTCTTGCATGAGGGGCGGATTCTACGGACGGGCGCCGGCACAGTTTGTCACCTGCCCTGTGGCCTGATGTGTAACATGGCGGGCTTCGTTGTCCGGCCCCTGGCCCTTGACGGTGCTTCATTCCTCATTCGATGGATGCCCTGACGCCCATGCGCATTGACCGCTTGCTCCCTTCTTCCTCCTCCCCTCGCGCTTCCCTGTCTTCCCTGTCCATGGCCGTGACACGCCGCGGCGCCGCCGTGGCGCTGGGCAGCGCCTGCGCGCTGCCGGCGCTGGCGCAGTTCCGGGTGGAGATCACCGGCGTCGGCCTGACGCAGCTGCCTGTCGCCATCGCGCCGCTGCGCGGCGAGGCACAGGCGCCGCAGAAGATCTCTGCCATCGTCCAGGCCGACCTGGAGCGCAGCGGGCGCTTCATCGGCGTGGACGCCTCTGGCGTGGCGCTGGACGAGTCCTCCCGCCCCGACCTGGCGCTGTGGCGCCAGCGCAAGGCCGACGCGCTCAGCTCCGGCAGCATCACGCGCCTGGCCGACGGCCGCTTCGACGTGCGCTTTCGGCTGTGGGACGTGGTCAAGGCGCAGGATCTGGGCGGCCAGAGCTTCGTCGTCACTCAGGCCGACCTGCGCCTGGTGGCGCACCGCATCGCCGACTACATCTACGAAAAACTCACTGGCGAGCGCGGCGTGTTTTCCACCCGCATCGCCTACGTGACCAAAGTCGGCTCGCGCTACAGCCTGTGGGTGGCCGATGCAGACGGCGAGAATGCCCAGTCGGCCCTGTCCAGCCCCGAGCCCATCATCTCTCCGGCCTGGTCGCCCACGGGCTCGCAGCTGGCCTATGTGTCGTTCGAGTCGCGCAAGCCGGTGGTCTATGTGCATGACGTGGCCAGTGGCCGCCGGCGGCTGATCGCCAACTTTCGCGGCTCCAACAGCGCGCCGGCCTGGTCGCCCGACGGCAGCCAGCTGGCCGTGACACTCAGCCGCGACGGCGGCTCGCAGCTGTACACCATCGACGCCAGCGGCGGCCAGCCGCGCCGGCTGATGCAAAGCAGCGGTATCGACACCGAGCCGGCCTTTTCCAGCGACGGGCGCAGCATCTACTTTGTGAGCGACCGCGGCGGCTCGCCCCAGATCTACCGCGTGGGCGCGGCAGGTGGCAATGCCGAGCGGGTGACCTTCCAGGGGTCCTACAACATTTCACCGTCCATCAGCCCGGACGGCCAGTGGTTGGCCTACATCTCGCGCGTTGGGGGCGGCTACAAACTGCACGTCATGGACCTGAAGTCAGGCACCGTAACGGCCGTCACGGATACCAACGCTGATGAGAGCCCCAGCTTCGCGCCCAACAGCCGGCTGATCGTCTATGCCACCCAGCAGCAGGGCCGCGACGCCCTGATGACCACCACACTGGATGGCAAGATCAAGGCGCGGCTGGCAGGGCAGGGCGGGGACATCCGCGAGCCCGACTGGGGCCCGTTCCAGAAATAAGACAACCAGAACATCCACACCCTTTTTTCGTTCCACCGAACTACTGCACTTCAGGAGAATCCACATGCCTCGCTTCCCCTTCCAACGCGTTTCCGCTGCCCTGGCCATTGCCGCACTGATGGCGGGCTGCAGCTCCGGCGTCAAGCTCGATGATGTGCCGGTGGAAGACCGCGGTGCCACGTCCACGGCGCCCGGCTCGGGCGCCAACTCGGGCTCGACTGGCCAAAGTGGCGTCGCGCCCGTGGACCTGACGCAATCCGGCCGTGAAGGGGAAGGCCCCGTGGGCGTGGCCCGTGTCATCTACTTCGACTTCGACAGCTACGTGGTGAAGCCGGAATTCCAGTCGGCACTGGACCAGCACGCTCGCTACCTGAAGAGCTCGAACGCCCGCAAGGTCATGATCGAAGGTCACACCGACGAGCGCGGCGGTCGCGAATACAACCTGGCCCTGGGCCAAAAGCGCGCCGAGGCCGTGCGACGTTCGCTGGGCCTGCTGGGCGTGTCCGATGCCCAGATGGAAGCCGTGAGCTTCGGCAAGGAAAAGCCCGCTTCTGTGGGCCACGGTGAAGACGCGCATTCGCAAAACCGCCGCGCCGAACTGTCGTACCGCTGATGGCAGCGTCTCGCCAAATCTCGCGGCGTCCGCGCGCTGCGGCTGTGGCCGCCGTGTTTGTGGCCACGCTGGCGTGGGCCGGGCCCAGCTACGCTCTGTTTGAGGACGACGAAGCGCGCCGCGCCATTTTGGAGTTGCGTCAGCGCGTCGATGCGTTGATGCAGTCCAGCCAGCGTGCGGGTGAGCGCTCCGGTGACGAGGTCTCGCAGCTGCGCCGCAGCCTGCTGGACCTGCAGTCGCAGATTGAAGCCCTGCGCACTGAACAGGCCTTGTTGCGTGGCCAGAACGAGCAGCTGATGCGCGACGTGGGCGAGCTGCAGCGCCGGCAAAAGGACATGGCCCAGGGGGTGGACGAACGCCTGCGCCAGTTCGAGCCCGCCAAGGTCACGGTGGATGGCCGCGAGTTCCAGGCCGACGCTGCTGAAAAGCGCGATTTTGAGGCCGCCCTGGCGGTTTTCCGTTCCGGCGGCTTTGCCGATTCGGTGCCGGCGTTCGGGTCTTTCCTGCGTCAATATCCGCAGTCGGGCTATGCGCCATCGGCCCGGTTCTGGTTGGGCAACGCCCAGTACGCCACGCGTGACTACAAAGAAGCGATCAACAACTTCAAGGCCTTGCTGGCCGCCGCGCCCGATCATGCGCGGGCACCTGAGGCGGCCTTGTCGATCGCGAACTGCCAGATCGAGCTGAAGGACACGCGCTCCGCGCGCAAGACGCTCGAAGACCTCATCCGCACCTACCCGCAATCCGAGGCGGCCACCGCTGCCAAGGAGCGGCTGGCACGGCTGAAGTGAACGCGCTGGCTGCTTCCGCGCCGCTACCGCCGCACGAACCAGACGCCGAGCGCCGCTTTGGCGGGCTGGCGCGCCTGTACGGCGTAGCAGGGGCAGCGGCCATTCGGCGTGCCCACGTGGCTGTGGTGGGCATCGGCGGCGTGGGTTCCTGGGCTGCTGAGGCCCTGGCGCGCAGCGGCGTCGCACAGCTCACGCTGATCGACCTGGACCACGTGGCGGAGTCCAACATCAATCGCCAGGTCCACGCGCTGTCCACCACGGTGGGCCAGTCCAAGGTGCAGGCCATGGCCGAGCGCATCGCGCTCATCCATCCAGGCTGCGAGGTGCATGGGGTGGAGGATTTTGCGGAGCCCGGCAACTGGCCGGCCATCCTGCCGCCCGGTGTACAGGCCGTCATCGATGCCTGTGACCAGATGAAGGCCAAGACGGCCATGGCCGCCTGGGCCTTGAGAACGTGCATGCACTTCATCGCCGTGGGCGCTGCCGGCGGCAAGCGCCATGGCCACAAGGTGGAAGTGGACGACTTGGCCCACACCACCCATGACCCTCTGCTGGCCCAGCTGCGCTATCGACTGCGCCGCGAGCACGGTGCGGCCCAGGGTGGCAAGCGCATCGGCGTGCCCTGCGTTTTCAGCCGCGAAGCCGTGGCTCCGCCCCATGCGTCCTGCGAGCTGGAAGCCGGCGATGGCACGCTGAACTGCCACGGCTACGGCTCAAGCGTCGCCGTGACTGCCAGCTTCGGCCTGTGCGCGGCTGGCTGGCTGCTGGACCGCATCGCCCTGGCCGCACCGGCGCCGTGAAAAGGCAGGCTATAATTCGAGGCTTCGCTGGAGTTGCAGCGAGCTTTGTCAAAGAAGCCGTGGGTCGTTAGCTCAGCCGGTAGAGCAGCGGACTTTTAATCCGTTGGTCACAAGTTCGAATCTTGTACGACCCACCACGCATCCATCCCAATCAAGCACTTGCGCCCTGTATCGGCACAAGTGCTTTTTTGTTTGTTGCCTACTCTGTGCTCTTTGAGCCTTCAAGCTGCTTGGGTCAGCTGAGGATTGCGATAGTTGCGTATCAGCGCCACCGTGTTCTGTACCTCGGCGCTGAACTGCGTGATCGATTCTTCCAGCCGTGCGATATACGCCTCGTCGCGGTAAATGCGCCGCACGATCAGGCGGGCATTGGGTGGGAAAGCCGGGTTGAAGCTCACGAAATCCCACCACTTGCGCTGCGTGACCCACATCGAGCCCTGAATCTGGGCTGTGTAGCCGGGTGGCTCGGCAGGCAGGGAAAGATAGTCGGCATGCGTGCGCTCGCGCGGGCATTTGATCTCCACGCCGCCGTCGTCATCCACCAGGCCATCGGGTGAGACGCCGCAAGGCAGGTGTTCGTGCAGGCAAAAACCCACTTCGGTGACAAAGTTGCCTGTCAGGGCCTCGTACTCTGCCCGGGCCACGGGCTCGCGTTCGACCCCTGTTTCCATGGCCAGCGTGGTGAAGGTGTCCAGTGGCTGGCCGGTGACGATCTCCAGCGCCAACTGCGTGGCATAGGCCCTGCGCGTCAGGCCCTTGCCGGCTGCCAGCACGTCGGCAAAACGGCTACCCGTGGCCTTGCCCAGGCGCAATGCCGTCCATTCGGCGGTGCCTTGCGCTGCATCACTGACCCGCATCGGTATCGGCCGTGGCTCGCTGGGCGATGGCCTTTAGCTCGGCATGGCGGGTAGCCAGGGCCAGGCGGTCTGCCTGCGCGGCGTTTTGCCAGAAGGCCTTGTAGCTGTCCAGGCCTGCCTGGGCCGCTTCCATGGCGGAATCCAACAGGCGCTGAGGCGGCTCGGGCATGCGTGGGTCGTCATCTTCAGGGTCCAGGTAGGACTCTGGATCCATCGCCATCGTGGGCACGACGAACTGCTGGAACAACGCCGTGCGAAATGCGATGGACTGGGCCTTGGTCACCGCTTTGTCCCCGGCATCCATGGCTTCGCCGAAGCATTCGCTGAGCATGTAGGAGCCATCTTCGGCGGAAAACCTGAAGCTGCCCTTGAGCGTGCAAAAGCGTATGGCCCGGCCATCCTTTGGATCGCCGCGGAAACGTTCTTGAACGTTCAAATCTGAATACGAAGGCGTGACGGTGATGCCATGCTTGACCAGCAGCGGCGACAGCTCGTTCATGGCGGACTCGATGCCTCGAAAGCTGTAGCCCTGCTGCACGTTGCGCTGCAGCTTGGCAATGCCTGTGGTGGCGATGTCCTTCATCACGCCGAGGACGGCGTCCTGGATTTTGCTCATGCGGCGTCTCTTGTGGTTGGAGTGCGACGGGCCAAACGTAGTGCGAACGAGCGCTGGTGCTTGTAGGCCAAGCGACAGTGCGCGCGCCGGCCTGCTGCGCAGGTCGTTGGGGCGCGGCCAGCTCCTACCTGAACGCTGGTGCTGGCCCGACCGCCACGTCGCCGGCAGGCGCCCAACCTTGGCCTACGTTTTCAAGGAGGTACGCCATGCAGATCAAGAGCATTCCAGGTTCCCTATCCGCCGACACGCCCGAAGAAGCCACGGCGCAGGCCGACACCGCCGCGCAGGCCAACGAGGTACTGAGTGCCGAGCAGGATGTAGCCGACGGGGTGGACGACATCACGGCCCACCCGTTTGACGATATCCCCAATGACGGTCCTCTGAACTTTGACGATGGCACCGACATGGCCCGCCCGCGTGGCGACACACGTCGCACCGGCGGCACATGGGACGACGTGGGCGCCGACAGTGGCGAGCTTGCGCCACCGTCGGAGATCATGTCTGACCGCGTGGCACCCAGCGACAAACCCTAGCGCGCTGCCTGCTGCCCTGTCTTGACCATCTGCATGGCCGAGCCGAGCAGGGCCGAGACTTC
The DNA window shown above is from Pulveribacter suum and carries:
- a CDS encoding TatD family hydrolase, whose product is MFVDSHCHLNFPELRGDLPRIRQAMADAQVDRALCICTTMEEFAEVHALATGHDNFWATVGVHPDTEDMTEPTVQDLVQRARLPRVVAIGETGLDYYGMQDRKGGRSIADLEWQRERFRTHIRAAREAGLPLVIHTRSASQDTLAILREEGEDGAGNRAGGVFHCFTETAQVARAALELGYYISFSGILTFKNAQDLRDVAAFVPMDRLMIETDSPYLAPVPYRGKTNSPAYVPYVAQQLAQVKGLTVEAVADATSRNFEQLFLSRAAQEHA
- a CDS encoding ankyrin repeat domain-containing protein; amino-acid sequence: MNTARRTLLAAALALGALGSAQAGAYEDFFRAIELDNGEQVASLLRRGFDPNARSAKRVPALVEALHKDSVQAAAVLLQSRGLDVNARNAKGETALMMAAIRGNLPAARALISRNADVNQQGWTPLHYAASGTTDHAPAMVTLLLEHYAYIDAASPNGTTPLMMAVRNGLADTARLLVLEGADPTLKNERGLTAVDFARQADRDDMVELVTGAVRRRQPNRGQW
- the msbA gene encoding lipid A export permease/ATP-binding protein MsbA; this encodes MQEKNQSAAPAAAVPAPALSLLARLKRLHVYFGHQRLAWGLAGLATLVGAATEPLIPALLKPLLDQGFTDRSLPLWAVPVTIIGVFLVRGVAQFTGQYALARIANEGMLRLRMALFERLMVARMELFGRQSASALSNTVVYEVQAGFTALVQALMGVSRDGFTLVALLGYLIYLNWQLTLIVAVMVPGVAWIMKTLSRRLYRITKTSQQATDDLAYVVEENVLAHRMVRLHGAQQQQTGRFGVLSQQLRKLAIKSTISSAAMTPTTQLLAAVALSAVIVIALWQSRASGAGDVTVGGFASFIAAMLMLIAPIRRMADVANPITRGVAALERGLALLSQAEPESSGSHSTARAQGAIELQDVHVSFTDTHAPALGGVSLAIRPGEVVALVGPSGAGKTTLVNLLPRFLEPAAGAVLLDGVPVRDWDLASLRAQFALVSQDVVMFNDSIAANVALGLPVDEQRVQDCLAAANLAQHVATLAQGMHTVVGHNATQLSGGQRQRLAIARALYKDAPILILDEATSALDTESERLVQDALQQLMRGRTTLVIAHRLSTIEHADRVVVMERGRIAEQGTHAELLALGGLYARLQARPAGGLL
- the tolB gene encoding Tol-Pal system beta propeller repeat protein TolB: MRIDRLLPSSSSPRASLSSLSMAVTRRGAAVALGSACALPALAQFRVEITGVGLTQLPVAIAPLRGEAQAPQKISAIVQADLERSGRFIGVDASGVALDESSRPDLALWRQRKADALSSGSITRLADGRFDVRFRLWDVVKAQDLGGQSFVVTQADLRLVAHRIADYIYEKLTGERGVFSTRIAYVTKVGSRYSLWVADADGENAQSALSSPEPIISPAWSPTGSQLAYVSFESRKPVVYVHDVASGRRRLIANFRGSNSAPAWSPDGSQLAVTLSRDGGSQLYTIDASGGQPRRLMQSSGIDTEPAFSSDGRSIYFVSDRGGSPQIYRVGAAGGNAERVTFQGSYNISPSISPDGQWLAYISRVGGGYKLHVMDLKSGTVTAVTDTNADESPSFAPNSRLIVYATQQQGRDALMTTTLDGKIKARLAGQGGDIREPDWGPFQK
- the pal gene encoding peptidoglycan-associated lipoprotein Pal, with amino-acid sequence MPRFPFQRVSAALAIAALMAGCSSGVKLDDVPVEDRGATSTAPGSGANSGSTGQSGVAPVDLTQSGREGEGPVGVARVIYFDFDSYVVKPEFQSALDQHARYLKSSNARKVMIEGHTDERGGREYNLALGQKRAEAVRRSLGLLGVSDAQMEAVSFGKEKPASVGHGEDAHSQNRRAELSYR
- the ybgF gene encoding tol-pal system protein YbgF, which encodes MAASRQISRRPRAAAVAAVFVATLAWAGPSYALFEDDEARRAILELRQRVDALMQSSQRAGERSGDEVSQLRRSLLDLQSQIEALRTEQALLRGQNEQLMRDVGELQRRQKDMAQGVDERLRQFEPAKVTVDGREFQADAAEKRDFEAALAVFRSGGFADSVPAFGSFLRQYPQSGYAPSARFWLGNAQYATRDYKEAINNFKALLAAAPDHARAPEAALSIANCQIELKDTRSARKTLEDLIRTYPQSEAATAAKERLARLK
- a CDS encoding tRNA threonylcarbamoyladenosine dehydratase → MNALAASAPLPPHEPDAERRFGGLARLYGVAGAAAIRRAHVAVVGIGGVGSWAAEALARSGVAQLTLIDLDHVAESNINRQVHALSTTVGQSKVQAMAERIALIHPGCEVHGVEDFAEPGNWPAILPPGVQAVIDACDQMKAKTAMAAWALRTCMHFIAVGAAGGKRHGHKVEVDDLAHTTHDPLLAQLRYRLRREHGAAQGGKRIGVPCVFSREAVAPPHASCELEAGDGTLNCHGYGSSVAVTASFGLCAAGWLLDRIALAAPAP
- a CDS encoding lambda exonuclease family protein yields the protein MRLGKATGSRFADVLAAGKGLTRRAYATQLALEIVTGQPLDTFTTLAMETGVEREPVARAEYEALTGNFVTEVGFCLHEHLPCGVSPDGLVDDDGGVEIKCPRERTHADYLSLPAEPPGYTAQIQGSMWVTQRKWWDFVSFNPAFPPNARLIVRRIYRDEAYIARLEESITQFSAEVQNTVALIRNYRNPQLTQAA
- a CDS encoding ERF family protein, with protein sequence MSKIQDAVLGVMKDIATTGIAKLQRNVQQGYSFRGIESAMNELSPLLVKHGITVTPSYSDLNVQERFRGDPKDGRAIRFCTLKGSFRFSAEDGSYMLSECFGEAMDAGDKAVTKAQSIAFRTALFQQFVVPTMAMDPESYLDPEDDDPRMPEPPQRLLDSAMEAAQAGLDSYKAFWQNAAQADRLALATRHAELKAIAQRATADTDAGQ
- a CDS encoding serine/threonine protein kinase; amino-acid sequence: MQIKSIPGSLSADTPEEATAQADTAAQANEVLSAEQDVADGVDDITAHPFDDIPNDGPLNFDDGTDMARPRGDTRRTGGTWDDVGADSGELAPPSEIMSDRVAPSDKP